A segment of the Anaeromicrobium sediminis genome:
GTATTGGCCCAATCGTACAAATTACGTTTAAATTACTCAAGTTTAACATTAGAGAAGTAGAACACACTTATATTGTTCGTTCAAAGGCTTCTCAATAAGTACACGAGTTTGAGTACGTAGATACCATTATATGAAAATGAAATGAGAGGTGTATATATGAACAAATAGAAAGGAGAATTCAAATGAACGAAACAATACAATTCATTAACAACCGGGTCAGCATTCGTAAATTCAACAACAAGCCTATTGATGAAAAAATCATGGATAATATCATACATGCTGCCATGCGGGCACCAACAGCTGGGAACATGATGCTTTATTCCATCATCAAAATTCAAGATAAAGATATGCTCAAAAAACTTAGTGAAACCTGTGATCATCAGCCTTTTATTGGGAATTCAGACACGGCTTTGTTATTTGCTGTGGATCTTTATAAATGGCATAAATATTTTTTACTAAATAAAGTACCTGAATATGCTAAAAGAACCAATAGAGTATACGAAGGGCCAACTTTAGGCGACTGTATTCTCGGTATTAACGATGCACTTATCGCTGCTCAAAGTGCAGTCATTGCTGCTGAGAGTTATGGGGTAGGAAGCTGTTATATTGGGGACATCATGGAAAATATCGAGGTACATCGCCAGCTACTTAATCTTCCAAAGTATGTTTTCCCTGCTACCCTGATTGTATTTGGAAACTATGATCATCAACCTAAGCTGAGAAGTCGTTTTGCAAAAGAATTTGTGGTCTTTGATGAAAAATATAAATCATTATCCGATGATGAAATTAAGGAAATGTTTAAAGAGCAGGAAGCTAAGTTCAACTCTAATCCAGTCAGTGATTTTGAGAACTTTGCTCAACAATTTTATAACCGCAAAATAGGATCGGATTTTTTCAAGGAAATGAATCGATCCCTAAAGGAAATTATGAAGGATTTTAAATAAATTAACCAACGCTTAGTAGCCATTAAAAATCATGCCCTTGTTCAATTCCATATTGAACAAGGGTTTTGTATTTCAAGGCATAAACAGTTCTTTTATTATTAAAATATTCTACTCTTTTAATATCATGAAATTCAAATATAAAGTACAAGGAAACTCCATTGAACTTTTTGGAATATAATAGTATAATTTTCATAAAATGTTACAAAAGAACATTTGATGAGCATATGTCACACTCGGAGGTATAAAGTGCAAAATTCTAATAATCGTGAGTTAATAAAAATTGCATACTATTATTATGAAAAAGGCTTAACCCAAGCTCAAATAGCAAAAAAAATGGTTATGTCTAGGCAGAAAGTAAATAGATTATTGAAAAAAGCTCGTAATGAAAATATAGTCCAAATCAAAATTATAGATATTGACAAGTACAATTTAGAACTTGAAACCAAGCTAGAAGAAAAATTCAACTTAACCCAAAGTGTAGTGGTTTCTTCTATTGATGAGGACATGATAACTACTAGTCTTGGTATAGCTGGGGCTGAATATTTAGAAGAATTACTTGTAAAGGGCGATGTTGTTGGAGTCACATGGGGAAAGACATTGTCAGAGGTGGCCAATAGATTATCCTATAATAGTAAACTACAAATACCAGTTGTCCAACTAATAGGAGGACTTGATATAGGTTTTACTGCTCTAAAGCCTGATGAAATCACTAGAACTATTGCCGAAAAACTTGGTGGGAACCCTTATTTGTTATATGCTCCTGCTATTGTAGATAATAAGGAAACTAAAACTGCCATGATTTCTGATGATAGTTTAAAAACTACTTTTAAGAATATGGAAAAATGCAACGTTATAGTAGTTGGTATAGGAGAATTAAATAAAAATAGTACCCTATATTTTAATAAACAATATACAGAGCATCTTCTATCTCGTAAATGTGTTGGCGATATTGGATTTAGATGGTATAACAAAGATGGTGAAGCTGTAGATCACGACTATAAGGATAGAACTATAGGATATGACATCCTTGAAAATAAAAGCAATGCCCTAGTTGTAGGAATAGCAGGTGGAAAAAGTAAATACCAATCTATATTAGGAGCATTAAAGGGAAACTATATAGATGTATTAATCACTGATAGTGACATGGCTAAAGAATTGATTAAATAATTTTATTACTCCAAAAAGGGGATGATATACTTGAGATTTGAAAAAGAACGACAATTAATTGTTGAATATGGTAAGAAACTAATTACCAGCAATTTAACTAAAGGTACAGGAGGCAATATTAGTATTTTCATGAGAAATGAAAAACTAATGGCCATAACTCCAAGTGGAATTGATTATTTTGAAATGAAGCCAGAAGATGTGCTGATTATGGATCTTCATGGCAATGTGATTGATGGAGATAAAAGACCATCTAGTGAGTATTCCATGCATAGAATTTTCTATGAAAAGAGAGAAGATATTAATGCAGTAGTTCATGTACACTCTACATATTCTACTACCTTATCTTGTATGAATTGGGAACTACCAGCTATGCATTACTTAGTTGCAATTTCAGGTGGAAAAAATGTACGATGTTCAGAATATGCAACCTTTGGAACAGAAGAGCTTGCTATAAGTGCCTTTGAAGGAATGAAAGATAGATATGCTGTCTTTCTAGCTAACCATGGACTACTTGCAGGTGCAAAAGATTTACCTAATGCTTTTAACAAAGCAGAAGAAATTGAATTTTGTGCAGAAATATATTGTAGAACGAAGGCTTTAGGGGAGCCTAAAATACTTTCAGATGCTGAAATGAATAAAATGTTAGGATTATTTCAAAGCTACGGCCAAGTAAAAACAGAGGAATAGTTATTATTAAAAACTGCAGGGAAAATAACTCATATTCCGCATAACCAATTTTTATTCTAAAGTTTGTATCCATTTTCCATATATCACTAAAATATATTTTTCATACTTCCATTGGAAATATAGTAATAATGATCTTGTATAATATGTATTCTCTATTATTTAATGCTGTCATATATTTTGCGAAATATGAGATATAAATAATAAAAGTAGAATAGATTATTCTAACTACTATTATATGAGGGGGAAATCACATGGATAAAAAGAGTAGTTTTGCAGGATTGTCACCTTTAGTATTTTTCTTAGCATTATTTATGGGCACGGGAATTATAACAGGTAACTTTACTAATATGCCACTATTATTAGCATTTATTTTTGCTTCTGGATTCGCTTTACTATTAGATAAAAAGGGTGAAAAAACATCTTTATCCGATAAGATTGACATCTTTTCCAAAGCTGGAGGAGAACCTACTATTATATTAATGGTTGTCATCTTCTTATTAGCAGGAGCTTTCTATTCAATTGCAGATGCAATGGGTGCCGTTAGCTCCATAGTAAATTTAGGATTAAATGTATTACCAGCAAACATGCTATTACCAGGATTATTTTTGGTTGGATGTATCTTATCCTTTTCAATGGGTACTTCCATGGGTACTGTAACTGCCCTAGCTCCTATTGGTGTTGGAATAGCAACTCAAACTGGTATTAGTCTACCTTTAGTTTTAGGAACAGTAGTAGGTAGTGCCATGTTTGGAGATAATCTATCCTTTATTTCAGATACAACAATAGCAGCCACAAGAACTCAAGGAGTAGAGTTAAGAGATAAGTTTAAATCAAACTTATTCATTGTTTTACCTGCTGTTATCATCACTCTTATAATATTGTCATTCATGTCTGGTGGAAATGCACAATTAGATACTTACGAATATTCATTAGTAAGAATAGTTCCATATGCAGCCATTATTGTTAGTGCATTAATTGGCTTAAATGTTATGGTAGTTTTAGCTATTGGTATAAGTTCTGGTGCTGTAATAGGTTTAGCAATGGGTGATTTTAATATGGTTGAACTCTTTGGAGTATTACAAAGAGGAATGGGATGGATGGAAGATTTAGCTATCATCGCCATTGTAGTAGGTGGATTAGTTGGCCTTA
Coding sequences within it:
- a CDS encoding nitroreductase family protein is translated as MNETIQFINNRVSIRKFNNKPIDEKIMDNIIHAAMRAPTAGNMMLYSIIKIQDKDMLKKLSETCDHQPFIGNSDTALLFAVDLYKWHKYFLLNKVPEYAKRTNRVYEGPTLGDCILGINDALIAAQSAVIAAESYGVGSCYIGDIMENIEVHRQLLNLPKYVFPATLIVFGNYDHQPKLRSRFAKEFVVFDEKYKSLSDDEIKEMFKEQEAKFNSNPVSDFENFAQQFYNRKIGSDFFKEMNRSLKEIMKDFK
- a CDS encoding sugar-binding transcriptional regulator, translating into MQNSNNRELIKIAYYYYEKGLTQAQIAKKMVMSRQKVNRLLKKARNENIVQIKIIDIDKYNLELETKLEEKFNLTQSVVVSSIDEDMITTSLGIAGAEYLEELLVKGDVVGVTWGKTLSEVANRLSYNSKLQIPVVQLIGGLDIGFTALKPDEITRTIAEKLGGNPYLLYAPAIVDNKETKTAMISDDSLKTTFKNMEKCNVIVVGIGELNKNSTLYFNKQYTEHLLSRKCVGDIGFRWYNKDGEAVDHDYKDRTIGYDILENKSNALVVGIAGGKSKYQSILGALKGNYIDVLITDSDMAKELIK
- a CDS encoding L-fuculose-phosphate aldolase, with product MIYLRFEKERQLIVEYGKKLITSNLTKGTGGNISIFMRNEKLMAITPSGIDYFEMKPEDVLIMDLHGNVIDGDKRPSSEYSMHRIFYEKREDINAVVHVHSTYSTTLSCMNWELPAMHYLVAISGGKNVRCSEYATFGTEELAISAFEGMKDRYAVFLANHGLLAGAKDLPNAFNKAEEIEFCAEIYCRTKALGEPKILSDAEMNKMLGLFQSYGQVKTEE
- a CDS encoding Na+/H+ antiporter NhaC family protein, with protein sequence MDKKSSFAGLSPLVFFLALFMGTGIITGNFTNMPLLLAFIFASGFALLLDKKGEKTSLSDKIDIFSKAGGEPTIILMVVIFLLAGAFYSIADAMGAVSSIVNLGLNVLPANMLLPGLFLVGCILSFSMGTSMGTVTALAPIGVGIATQTGISLPLVLGTVVGSAMFGDNLSFISDTTIAATRTQGVELRDKFKSNLFIVLPAVIITLIILSFMSGGNAQLDTYEYSLVRIVPYAAIIVSALIGLNVMVVLAIGISSGAVIGLAMGDFNMVELFGVLQRGMGWMEDLAIIAIVVGGLVGLMDYYGGINYLLETVLSKVKTKKGAQLGIASLVSLIDIATTNNTISIITAGPLAKDLSKEYDINPIRTASILDIFSSAFQGIIPYGGQLLLAAGIGKISPVEIVPFSIYSFLMIVFGLLSIMFDFSKVRSTNN